One segment of Neobacillus endophyticus DNA contains the following:
- a CDS encoding aminotransferase class I/II-fold pyridoxal phosphate-dependent enzyme, whose protein sequence is MGSIENFMELSISELKEHDQRLQEKYNGYKSQNLNLDMSRGKPCQEQLDLSNGLLDSLKSNEDYRGMDGTDYRNYGGLDGIPEAKELFSQVLEVSTKEIIIGGNSSLNMMYDTIARAMLHGVYRSESPWGKLPVVKFLCPSPGYDRHFAICELFNIEMITIDMLSSGPDMDMIEKLVSEDDSIKGIWCVPKYSNPDGITYSDQTVERLAQMKTKATDFRIFWDNAYTVHHLTEHEDQLKDIFTACKSAGNPHRVFMFSSTSKITFPGSGVAMMAASEENLDFIRRQLSIQTIGPDKINQLRHVRFLKDMNHLKKHMEKHAEIIKPKFEIVLNKLESELGSKNIASWNKPNGGYFISLNTLNGCARDIVNMAAEVGVKLTQAGATYPYGKDPRDRNIRIAPTFPSMAELEKAIEVLCLCVQLVSIKKILAEKE, encoded by the coding sequence ATGGGAAGTATCGAAAATTTTATGGAATTAAGTATATCTGAATTAAAGGAACATGATCAGAGATTACAAGAAAAATATAACGGATATAAAAGTCAAAATCTGAATTTGGATATGTCTAGAGGCAAACCATGTCAGGAGCAACTTGACCTATCCAATGGGTTGCTAGATAGTTTGAAGTCCAATGAGGATTATAGAGGAATGGATGGAACGGATTATCGGAACTACGGGGGGCTTGACGGGATACCAGAAGCAAAGGAATTATTTTCACAAGTCCTTGAAGTAAGTACGAAAGAAATAATCATAGGTGGAAATTCCAGCCTTAATATGATGTATGATACGATAGCCAGAGCGATGTTACATGGGGTATATCGGAGTGAATCTCCGTGGGGCAAACTTCCTGTCGTGAAATTTCTATGCCCAAGTCCGGGCTATGACAGACATTTTGCTATATGTGAGCTCTTTAATATCGAGATGATCACAATAGATATGTTGAGCAGCGGGCCGGATATGGATATGATTGAGAAACTTGTAAGTGAAGACGATAGTATTAAAGGAATATGGTGTGTTCCTAAATACAGCAACCCTGATGGCATAACATATTCGGATCAGACAGTAGAACGGCTTGCCCAAATGAAAACAAAAGCAACTGATTTTAGAATTTTTTGGGATAATGCATATACGGTCCACCATTTAACAGAACATGAAGATCAGTTGAAAGATATCTTTACTGCTTGTAAGTCAGCAGGTAATCCTCATCGTGTGTTTATGTTTAGCTCTACGTCCAAGATTACGTTCCCTGGGTCTGGCGTTGCTATGATGGCAGCTAGTGAAGAAAACCTTGATTTTATAAGGCGGCAGCTTTCCATTCAAACAATTGGACCTGATAAGATTAACCAACTTCGCCATGTTCGTTTCCTGAAAGATATGAATCATTTAAAAAAACATATGGAAAAACATGCAGAGATTATCAAACCAAAATTTGAAATTGTATTAAATAAACTTGAGTCGGAATTAGGCAGTAAAAATATTGCATCATGGAATAAACCAAACGGCGGCTATTTCATCAGTCTTAATACATTAAACGGATGTGCCCGAGATATTGTCAATATGGCAGCAGAAGTGGGTGTCAAATTGACCCAGGCAGGAGCTACCTATCCTTATGGGAAGGATCCAAGAGATCGAAATATAAGAATAGCTCCTACATTCCCTTCGATGGCGGAATTGGAAAAAGCAATTGAAGTGTTATGCCTTTG